The genomic window ATATTAAATAAGCAAGAATCTATAAAGGAATTATATAGAGGAAAAAAATTAACACCTGAGCAATTTGAAAAAGAGATAAAATCTTTAAGAAAGTTTTAATATTTTAGGAGATAAATGAAAATAGAGTTAGATTTTACAGTAAAAGAAAATACTGTACAGGATTTTAAAAAAGTTTTATTACCAGATGTAGATATAGATATATTAAAAGCTAAAACTTTAGAGGAAACTAAAGAAAAAATATCTATTGAATTATCTGCTAATGGTAGAAAAAAAATATTTACTTTAAAAAATTATACTGATAAAATGGTTGACCAAAAAACTGTTATGTTAAAAGCTGGAATGCTTTTATTATTTGATAAAGTTTATCCATGGGGAGCTTTAGTAGGTGTTAGACCTACTAAACTCATCAGAAGATATTTAGTCATGGGATATTCTTATGAAGAAATTGATGTAATTTTAGATAAACTTTATTTTGTTTTTCCTGAAAAGAGAAAATTGCTTTTAGATGTAGTAAAAAAAGAAAATGAATATTTAAACCCTAATAGTATAAATATGTATGTTGGAATTCCATATTGTCCTACTAGATGTAAATATTGTTCTTTCGCATCTTATGAAATTAATAGTAAACTAGGAAATTTTTACAATGAATTTGTAGATACACTAATAGAAGAAATAAAATTAACTGGAGAGATTCTAAAAAATAAAAATTCTAAAATAGAATCTCTTTATTTTGGTGGTGGTACTCCTAGTATTTTAACTGAAAAAGATTTAGTAAGAGTTATTGAAGCTCTTTATAAAAATATTGATTTAACTCATCTTAGAGAATTCACCTTTGAAGCTGGAAGAGAAGATACTCTTAATAAAGAAAAATTACAGATTTTAAAAAAATTGGGAGTAGATAGAATAAGTCTTAACCCTCAAACTTTTAATGAAAATATTTTAAAAAATTTAAATAGAAATTTTGATAAAAAACATTTTGATGAAATGTTTGCAGAAATTAAAAAACTTGGCTTTGTGGTTAATATGGACTTTATAATTGGACTTCCTGGAGAAAATATTGAGGATATATTAAGAACTTTTGATGAGGTTAGAAAATATCCTATTGAT from Fusobacterium sp. FSA-380-WT-3A includes these protein-coding regions:
- a CDS encoding coproporphyrinogen III oxidase, giving the protein MKIELDFTVKENTVQDFKKVLLPDVDIDILKAKTLEETKEKISIELSANGRKKIFTLKNYTDKMVDQKTVMLKAGMLLLFDKVYPWGALVGVRPTKLIRRYLVMGYSYEEIDVILDKLYFVFPEKRKLLLDVVKKENEYLNPNSINMYVGIPYCPTRCKYCSFASYEINSKLGNFYNEFVDTLIEEIKLTGEILKNKNSKIESLYFGGGTPSILTEKDLVRVIEALYKNIDLTHLREFTFEAGREDTLNKEKLQILKKLGVDRISLNPQTFNENILKNLNRNFDKKHFDEMFAEIKKLGFVVNMDFIIGLPGENIEDILRTFDEVRKYPIDNLTIHFLAVKNGSNLIKDKYKITEIESQKIEEKIKEVIEEKNMNPYYLYRQKNSMNWGENVGYSVEGKESIFNIEMIEENQSTIALGGGAISKKVKYIDETRVSIERYINPKDPYMYICEMKDRMKQKEEFFSSL